The sequence below is a genomic window from Chitinophagaceae bacterium.
GCTACCGGCAACAATACGATTATGGTAGGAAATGCCATGTATAATAAATCCACCGCTTCACCTATCCAGTTTTCGCCTAACCCTCAGGTGCTTGCTATTGAAAAAGATGATTCAATTTATTATAACGGACTATTCGGTTATCTTTTTAACAATGACACCGGCTCAGACGCATTGATCATTAATCTTACCGGTAATTCGCAAGTGCTGACCACCAATATCATGTTTCCTTCCGGAGGCACTTATGAGATGCGGTACGCTCCCGCGTTACGACTTATTGCAACTGCCGAAGATGTTACCGTCGTAAATGCAACATTACCTTCTTCATTTACAATAGCACCTTATTCTATTACGCGCATCAGTGCCAGTACCATTCCTGATGCTCCACCTACTGTTTCAATTACTGTGAACGGGCCCACCACATTTTGTGCCGGGGACAGCGTGCAACTGGATGCCGGTGCGGGACATATTTCCTATGTATGGTCTAATGGAAAAACAACCAGAAAAATCTGGGTAACAGCTACAGGTGATTATTCTGTAAAAGCGTACGATCATCCGGCTGGATATTATGGCGAAGCTGCCATATACATAACAGTGAACCCCAATCCAACCAAACCCAATATTAAGGTTACCGACAATAAAATATTTTGCGATGGAGGCAGTGCATTGCTTTACCTGGGACCTAATTTTACTTACACAAATGTTTCCTACCTATGGCCGCTTACCGGACATACTACTCCTTCAGCTTCCATCACAACCAGTGGCAATCATTATCTGAAAATCACCAGTATTGAAACAGGCTGTTATGCTGTGTCGGATACAGAAACCATAACCGTCAATCCATTGCCACAGCCGGTGATCAGTACCGTTGGACCACAGCAAGCCTGTTTTGATGCAGGAGTTACATTGCAGGTCAATCAGACTTACAATAGTTATGACTGGTCTGGAGGAGGAACACTGCAAACAAAAAAAATATACTGCCTCAGGTACGTATTGGGTGAATGTGAAAGATGCGAACGGTTGTAATGCCAATTCAAATGCTATTAGTGTAACAGTATGGGAGCCCGATTATCCGAACATTGTCCTCACAGGTCCCGCCATTTATTGCCTTGAATCGCCAAGTACATTATCAACTATTCCTGGTTATTCCTATCAATGGTGGAAGGGAAATACGGCGGTAACAGGTGCTACATCACAGACCTATATTCCAACATCGAGTGCACTCTACAAAGTAACCGTCACTGATGCGCATGGCTGTTTCAAGAAAAACTTTACGGGAGTTGATATCACAGTCAATTCACTTTCCGCTCCGGCGGTTACTGTTTCCAATGGCAACGTGCTCTGTCAGAATGAAACTACCCAACTAAGTATGCCTGCCGGTTATAGCAGTTATTTATGGTCAACCGGCACTACTGGAAATGAGATTACCGTTGGCAGTTCCGGTGGTTATTCCTGTACCATCAGCGACCTTAATAGTTGTGTTTCGACCAGTCCTGTAAAAATAATTACCGTGAATCCCTTGCCACAACCCGTGATAAGTGCGGCTGGTCCTACCTCATTTTGTTATGATCAAAGCGTTTCACTTTCGGCGCAACCGGGTTATATTAATTATACCTGGTCGAATGGAAAGACCGGCCAGAGTATTTCGGCCGAAACCAACGGACCCATCACAGTTACAGTAAAGGACGTAAATAACTGTTATGGCACTTCGTCCGCAGTTAATATTACTGTATGGGATATTCCTGTTCCGACCGTAAGCTGTAACGGACCCACCACTTATTGCATAGAAAATCCATCCACACTTACCACCATTTCAGGATACAATTACCAGTGGAAGAAGGGAACCACGTTACTTACAAACGCCACGAATCAAAACTATCAGCCAACTGTCACCAATGCGAATTATAAAGTAACAATTTCTGACTTGCACGGCTGCGCCAGAACTTCAGGCACCTTTGCAGTGAATGTAAATACAGGTACGCCGGCGTCATTAACAGTAACGGGAGGAACAACCATTTGCCAGGGACAGAGTACCAACATTGCAGCAACAGCAGGCTATAGTTCCTACCTGTGGCCGACAGGACAAACCACTGCTTCCATTTCTGTTTCTGCAGCAGGTAATTACTTTGTAACTACGACAGATGTCAACGGATGCACGGCAATTTCCACCCCCAAAACCATTATAGTGAATCCGTTGCCACAACCGGTCATCACAGCTACAGGAGCTACTTCTTTCTGCGATGGGGGAAGCGTAACACTTGATGCCGGAAGTGGCTATAGCGCTTATAACTGGTCGAATGGAAAATCAACACAAACAGTCAACATCACGGGTTCAGGAAATTATGCCGTTACGGTAACAGGTACCAATGGATGCGCTGCGACCTCGCTTCCTGTTGCAGTGACTGTCTGGATTCCGCCAAATCCGGTTATTTCAAGCAGTACAGGATCTGCCACTTTCTGTGCTAACGCTGGCGTATATCTCACAACACTGCCGGGATACGCTTATCAATGGCAAAAATCCGGGAGTAACATTGTCGGTGCAACACAACAGAATTATTTTCCCGCTTCCGGTGGTAGTTATAAAGTAATCATTTATGACAATCATGGCTGCTCGAAAACATCCGGCTCTTTTTCAATCACAGTAAATGCTCTTCCGGCACCGGTAATTTCAGGTGCTGCTACGGTTTGCCAGGGCTCGTCCATTGTTTTAAGTTGCGGCACCTTCACATCTTATACATGGTCAACAGGTGCTATTACTGCTTCCATCAACGTAAACACTGCCGGCACATTTGCAGTTACTGTTACTGATGCTAATGGTTGTTCAGGCACTTCACCTCAAAAAACTGTTACTTCTGGCCTGGCACTTGTTCCGGTTATTACGGCACAAGGTCCCACCCAATTCTGTGATGGCGGGTCTGTAACATTGGATGCCGGAAGCGGCTATTCCAGCTACCTCTGGTCAAATGGTAAAACCACGCAGACCAATGCAATCACGGCTTCGGGAAGTTTTGTAGTGACCGTCACCAATGCAAGTGGTTGTTCGGGAACTTCTGCGGCAGCTATAGTAGATGAATGGATTCCTCCAACGCCTGTAGTTACCACCAGTTCAGGGACCACAACTTTTTGTTCCGGCAGTGGCGTTTATCTTACCACAATAGGCGGTTATAGTTATCAATGGCAAAAGACAGGAACTAATATTTCTGGAGCTACCAATCAAAATTATTCACCCACAGTGGGAGCAAACTATAAAGTAATTATTACGGATAATCATGGCTGTTCAAAAACTTCTTCGGCTTTATCAGTCATCATCAACACAAGTCCGGCACCTGTAATTTCCGGTCCGGCAACGGTTTGTGTTGGGTCATCAATTGCTTTAAGTTGTGGCAGCTTCACTTCTTATGTATGGTCCACAGGTTCCAATGCTTCCACTATAAACGTGAATGCTGCGGGTTCCTTTAATGTAACAGTTACTGACTTAAATGGGTGTTCAGGCATTTCCCCTCAAAAGACGGTAGCGTTAAGTCAATTACCTGTGCCCATTATCACTACTTCCGGACCAATAGAATTTTGTGATGGTGGCAGTGTAACGCTTGACGCAGGCAGTGGTTACAGCAGCTACAACTGGTCAAATAGCAAGACCACACAAACCAATGTCGTGAGTGCTTCCGGAAGCTATGTTGTCACTGTCACCAATGCAGGTGGTTGTACAGGAACTTCTGCAGCGATGAATGTAACGGCCTGGATTATACCTTCGGTGAGTGTAACTGCAGTGGGGCCGATCACCTACTGCTTGAATTCAGGTACTTATCTTACTACACTCAGCGGACCGTATAACTACCAATGGCTTAAAGGCACAACCAATGTGATCGGCGCCACCAATCAAACATTTGCCCCTGTTTCCTCCGGCACCTATAAAGTGAAAGTGACAGATGTTAATGGCTGCAACAAAACGAGCAGCGGTCTTAAGGTTACTGTAAATCCGCTGCCGGCTTCCACCATCAGCATCAGTGGCAGCAACAGCATTTGTGCAGGACAAACAAAGACCATTACAGCCAACACAGGTTCAGGTCTTACTTATCTCTGGAAAAGAGAGGGTAATGTGATTGCCGGCGCTACAGCTTCTACCTATATAGCTTCACTTGCAGGTAACTATACTTGTGTTGTGACGAATTCATCGGGATGTGCTGTTACTTCCAACACCATAACGATCGTCATCAATTGCAAAGGTGATGCGCAAAATGGTATGGAAGGTGATCATGTTTCCTGGTTGATTTATCCAAATCCAACGAACCATGAATTGCACATCCGGATGAGCACAGGTGAAGTAGAAAGCGGAGACTGCCTCACAGAAATAAAAAACCTGATGGGTACTACCATCTGGTTTAATAAATCAACATTTATGGATCACTCCATTGAAACTGATTTATACCTTGACGCCGGCATTCCCGCCGGAATGTATTTCGTAGTGATACATGTGGGTGATATGATGTATCGTGCACCATTTGTGGTGAGCGGGAAATAATCATTGTTCGGAATTTTTCAGGCAGCACATACAATGTATGTGTTGCGTTTTTTTTCATCGAGAGTTGAAAAAATGTAACTTGAAGTGTGTATAATACTTACAATAAAATGTCAGCGAAGTAAACTTTCTGTGACCTCATGATTTATAGAAAGGCGTGTTATAAGTGATCGAATAAGGAAAGAAGTTGATTTTGCAAATGAAAGCAAGTAGTTCGTGTGAGTTAGCTCATAAGAAAAAATGGGAACCAGTCCACTCATCATTCCGGTCTCACAACTTGGCGCTGATGGTTTGTATTTATACACTTTAAATTTTAATGAAAGAAAAGTTGTTTTAACTGGGAAATTTTTAATTCAGCGACAAAGGTGTGATGCATTTGTTCCTATTAATGGAATAATTCTACATCAACCTTAAGTTGGTTATTCTTTGAAAGTGAGAAATATTTAATGTTGCTAACTTCAGATTGTTTTCAATGGCAGTTGCAGCGATCATTAGATCAGGAATTTCCAATCCTTTACCTATGCGTTTCAATTCCGCTTCAATTGTTGCTGCTCTTCGGGCCGCTTGACTTGTGAAAGGTAAAATTAGAAGCTGGTTGAAAAATTCTTCCCAATAGGTTTGTTGCATGGAATTACTACCAACAAAAATTTCAAACTCTGTTATGGTGGAAACTGCAAACAGGTATTGCTGTGATGAAAATTGAAAGAACCTGCTTTTATTTTTTTCCTTTTTTCTGAAGAAATCAATGAGTATCGACGTATCGAGGCAAATCAGTTCTGTCGCCATTCATTGAATTGTTTTCTGAATTTCTGATACTGTTTAAATTGGCTTGAAGACATAACTGGAGCGGAGAGTAGAAATTCTTTATCGAATTGCTTAGCAGTGATAAAATCAGACTTAGCATTCTTCAAAACTGAGAGAAGTTTTTCAAAATCCTGCTCAGGCAACTGAGTGATCAGTTTGAGCACTTCCCGGTAGCTGGTTTTTGTTTTCATGATCAATTCAAAGGTAAATATTTTCATGGAAAGATTCTTCATAGTTTTTCATCTGCATCCCCTGTACATATTATCAACTGCTCATTTCTATTTTATAAGAATGTGATTTTATTTCATGCCCTTTACGATAAGCGCTGTTCAAGGCTGGAGTTTCATCAGTCTTAAAAGCAATACCGGCTTTTTTGCTGAGTCATAATTTTTTGGATACGCATTCGTCGAGTAGGATTTTCATTTGAAAATACTTTAGTCAATATCATACTTAAACCTACATCAAGCACTTTTACTGTCTGACTTTTTTTTACCGGTGGAAAGTCATCGAGTAATGATTCCAATGTTTCACCGGTTTATATGTAATCTTAAAGGTTTTTAACAGGCATACGGTTTCTGCCAATACAGGACTGCTGCTCATAATTTCCGGATCAATAGTTATAAGATTTTTCGTCACGACTTTTGGTTAGCAATAAATTTCCTTGAAATTTTAGTTAAATCAAGTGAAGGTAGCTTGTGAAAAGTGGAGGCTTTTTAGGAATTAAACTGATAATTTTTTCAAAAGACAACCCGACTCTATTTGTCAAACCAATTAACGTTAAAAAAAACAGACGATAGTTGTTATTTATTTGTTGATGCATATTCCAACACGATATCATTCACTGAAACTTTCCTGCTGATATGTCCGATTATTTCTTCCATGCCCTGGGCGCGCAACAGGTCACGCGCTTGCGAAAGAGCTTCCACAATTTTAAAGGTGACACCTCTGAGTTTTAGCTCATTGCTAAGCTGGAGCAACATCTTTGATCCCGAAACATCAACGAATGGTGAAGACGACAAATCAAGTATCAACAGCTTATTGTTGTTTTTGTCGAGACTGATTTTGCGCATAATATCAGCGAAAATATGATCAGCATTAAAATATAGTATGGATGCTTCAACACGTAAAATTTTTACGCCATCGATCTCTGTATTGTCAGTATGCCTCAAGATATCGGAAAAGCGAACGGTATTGCCAATCCGTCCAAGCACTGCTACATTCGGCGTAGCTGTGCGACGCAGCAGAAATGCAATAGACATTAAAACAGCAATCATAACGCCTTTTAATATACCAAAAGTCAGTACACCGGCAACAGCAATCATGGCCACCGTGAACTCCAGCTTACTGAGTTTATAAATGCGTTTAAGTTCTTTCACTTTTATGAGACCGGCAACTGCATGAATTACTATCACTGCCAGTAAAACCTCAGGAAGATTTTTGAGCAAGTCTGTGAAAAAAAGTAATAACACAGCAAGTGTAACTGAACAAATAATCAGCGACAACGGAGTTTTTGCTCCTGACTTTTCATTCACAGTTGATTGTGATAAACCACCGGCAACAGGATAACCGCCTGAAAATGCCGCTGCAAAATTCGCGGCACCCATGGAAAGTAATTCCTGCCGTGGATTGATCTCATAATTATTTTTCAACGCGAAGGTGCGGGCAGCAGAAACCGTTTCAATGTAACCCATGAGGAAACAGGCGAACGCAAGCGCAAGCACGCCATCCACATCGCTCATGCGAAGAGAGGGTTTGCCGATCGATGGCATTCCACTCGGAATAGCACCCGTAATGTGAATGCCATAGGAAGTTAAGGACGTGACAGAAATCACTACAATGGAAGCAATCAACACTACGAGCGAAACCGGTTTTCCGGGAAATAGTTTATCACCAATGAGCAACAGCGCGAGTGCAACCATTCCAAAAGCAAATACGATCCAGTTTGTTTCAGGCAGGTTTTTTATCAAGGTAATAATGCGTTCGAAAAAATTTGATCCTCCTCCTTCTACGCCAAATATTTTCGGTAATTGGGTGGTTGCAATTGAAAGTGCCGCGCCAGCTTTGAATCCAAGTAAAATACTTTCACTGATGAAGCTGACTAGAGAGCTGAGCTTGAAAATATAAGCCAGTACACAAATGACAGCGATCACTAATGCAGTAAGTTCAGCAATGGCCATCCATCTCTGTAAATCTCCGCCGGAAAGAACAGCTACAGTGGTTCCCACCATGAGCGAAATTGCTGATGTTGGACCAACAGCTACTTGTTTTGCAGTAGTGAAAACCGCGAAGAACAATCCTGCAGCCAGGCAGCAATAAATACCGGCCTGCACAGGAAGTCCGGCAAGCGTGGCATACGCCATTGATTCAGGGAGAACGAAGGAGGCCAGTGTGATTCCGGCAATGATGTCCCAGGTTAAAAATTTCTTCTCATACTTTGGAAACCATTGGAGGATGGGAATAAGTGTTCTCCAATTGCGAAGGTGATGCAGGATTGGTTTTGTTGTTGTGGGCGAAGATTCTTCCATCAGAATTATGCATCAAAAACTAATATCGGCTATCGATTAACGATGTATGATTTTCGAATTTAATGAGGCGCTGAGCTTTTTATTTCTCAATTCAAAATCGTTGATCGTTGTTCCATATTTTGAATTTTGTTTCTTTGGCCATTTCATTTCTCGCGTGCATGAATAATTTTAGAAGCCATCTTAAAATTGATACGTCATGCTGAATTTATTACGGCATCTTCCTTTTTACACGAGATTCCGAATCAAGTTCGGAATGACTCCGCTCTTTTAGCTTTTTGAAATGTCTGCCAGTTATCAATTCAGTCAATCCAGACTGAGTTTTTACTTTTTAAAAAAATCTTTAATCGATATTCGCTATTATCAAGTTCACTTTTCAGCCAGCAGCATTTCCTTCGCTGTTGCAATTTCTTTCAGCTTTGCATCATCGACTTTAGGATAATGTAAATCCAGCCCTGC
It includes:
- a CDS encoding type II toxin-antitoxin system VapC family toxin; protein product: MICLDTSILIDFFRKKEKNKSRFFQFSSQQYLFAVSTITEFEIFVGSNSMQQTYWEEFFNQLLILPFTSQAARRAATIEAELKRIGKGLEIPDLMIAATAIENNLKLATLNISHFQRITNLRLM
- a CDS encoding SulP family inorganic anion transporter, whose protein sequence is MEESSPTTTKPILHHLRNWRTLIPILQWFPKYEKKFLTWDIIAGITLASFVLPESMAYATLAGLPVQAGIYCCLAAGLFFAVFTTAKQVAVGPTSAISLMVGTTVAVLSGGDLQRWMAIAELTALVIAVICVLAYIFKLSSLVSFISESILLGFKAGAALSIATTQLPKIFGVEGGGSNFFERIITLIKNLPETNWIVFAFGMVALALLLIGDKLFPGKPVSLVVLIASIVVISVTSLTSYGIHITGAIPSGMPSIGKPSLRMSDVDGVLALAFACFLMGYIETVSAARTFALKNNYEINPRQELLSMGAANFAAAFSGGYPVAGGLSQSTVNEKSGAKTPLSLIICSVTLAVLLLFFTDLLKNLPEVLLAVIVIHAVAGLIKVKELKRIYKLSKLEFTVAMIAVAGVLTFGILKGVMIAVLMSIAFLLRRTATPNVAVLGRIGNTVRFSDILRHTDNTEIDGVKILRVEASILYFNADHIFADIMRKISLDKNNNKLLILDLSSSPFVDVSGSKMLLQLSNELKLRGVTFKIVEALSQARDLLRAQGMEEIIGHISRKVSVNDIVLEYASTNK